DNA sequence from the Vicia villosa cultivar HV-30 ecotype Madison, WI linkage group LG3, Vvil1.0, whole genome shotgun sequence genome:
GCTAATAGCAAGGGTGACTTTTGTCGAGATTAGGACAGCGTAAATCTCATGACCAAAAACCaacataatgagatacaaaccaCATTTGGTCAGACCATTACGGTGTTGGAACATCGATTTAGGGACAACATTCTTTATTCTCAATTGATCGGCAATGCGTCTTAGGCCGGGTTAAACTATATTTTTCACGAGGCCAAACAAGGTGAAACGGTAGGTTCTGATAGTGTAAAGTGTGGTTACAATATTACTAGAATGTATGGTCTCCCGTGTGTAAGTGTTATTGCTAAAAAAGCGAGACTAGACGAGCCAATAAGGATGGACGAAGTTATCCCTCATTGgaaaagacttagttttgatgatgatggttgcgtTGAAGGAGAAAAATAGAATATCTCTATTACTTCCGAATTAGAAGCAATACCAGAGAGGTTTTCGAAGGCCGGTGACAACAtgaaactccacatcaaagaACAATTGCGGAAGAGTGGATATCCCGAAACAACGGACACGAAACCGCcgtctcaaccggttaagacaaAGGGTGCTCCAAAGAAATTGAAGCCTACACCGAATGACAACTCGACTACACGGTCTCCTTCTTATTGTGAGCATGTCGATAAACTTTTTCCCGACTCACAGACTCCTAAATCTCAAAAAAGTTCAAATAAAGGAGCTCGCATAAGAAAGCCGCCTCCGACACATATTCCACTAAAAATTCCAATCATCGAAGAGGTGCCTATTCCATCGAAAATTCCATTCATCGAAGAGATGCCGGTTTTTATGCACCCTTACATTGAGCGGATTGTAGATGTTGCAGAGGACGGTAATTACGGTTACCGAGCCGTCTCAGTGTTGCTTGGTAATGGAGAGGGTATCCATACGGTTGTCCATCATCAAATCATCCAAGCGTTGAAGATGCATAAAGAAGCGTACACGCGGTTATATGGAGAGGAAGCTATATTTGAAGAGGTTAACGAAGCTTTTGTGCCTTGGATGGGCCCTTACGAACCGATGTCAAAGTGGATGAACTTCTAAAAAATGTGACATCTTATTGCATGCGCCTATGATATGGTGTGTATTGACTTGACGCGTTATGGTTTTTCAGAAACCTTTTTCCCACTTCGCACTGCACCGCCTACAAATTCAAATGCACGCATCATGTATATTAAATGACTTTCAAAAGCGAATCACTTtgtgcaagtttacttgaaaccgggATACCCCATACCACCTACGTCACCAGAATGGGCGCTTCATCATAGCGAAGATGTTGAGACGTGGCCGAATATTTTTTTTGATAGGATGCACGAACTTGAAAGATTGAATAACATCGAGAAGGAACCGAATaaggaaaagtcaaaattggaacgaccaatagatttaggtGGCGACAGATCTTATGTGTTTATGTGTTTTTC
Encoded proteins:
- the LOC131658507 gene encoding uncharacterized protein LOC131658507 — encoded protein: MKLHIKEQLRKSGYPETTDTKPPSQPVKTKGAPKKLKPTPNDNSTTRSPSYCEHVDKLFPDSQTPKSQKSSNKGARIRKPPPTHIPLKIPIIEEVPIPSKIPFIEEMPVFMHPYIERIVDVAEDGNYGYRAVSVLLGNGEGIHTVVHHQIIQALKMHKEAYTRLYGEEAIFEEVNEAFVPWMGPYEPMSKWMNF